The bacterium genome contains the following window.
GATATCGTTGACAACGACCACCGCGGCACCTTTTTGCGAGGTAGCTCCGATCAATCGTCTCAGAGAAAGAAACATCCGAGCTCGTCGCCGCTGAGAATCGAGCGAATCGAGCAGGTTCTCGGGATACTTGATGTTGAACAACAAAGCGACGGCATGGAGGATATACGTGCGTTCCAGCTCGTCGTATTTCTCCATCAACTCTTCAACAGAAGCCTCGATCTGCCGTTTCTTGGCTCTGATATCGGTGATGTGGCCGATCTGGAGGAGCTCCTCGAGAAGCCCCATGATGGGGACAAAGGGTTTTTCAAGCAACTCCGGACTGCCGGTCGCACGGATGACCATGTTGCCGGCTGGTCGAAGCTCACTGATGAACTCCTCCACAATGGACGCCTTGCCCACACCGGGATCACCAAGGAAGATCACCGTTTTCACGATGTTCTTGCGTTTTGCCTGTCGGTACGACTGTCGCAGGAGCTGTAGCTCTAGATCGCGGCCATGAAGGGTCGTAAACCGTTTTCGCCTTTCCAAAAGTCTCTGCCGAAGTGTCTTGGGACGCTCGACACGAAACACCTGAAGCTTCCCGGCCAGATCGGTATCTTCTAACTGTGCAAACTCATAGACAAAACGTGTGCGTCGTTGAGTCACATCATCGACTAGGATCTCTCTTGGCATGGCGCTTTTCGCCAACAACTTGGGCACATCCCAGTTCGGCTCATCGGGAAACCACGAATATCGCTCGTCGTTTTCTTCGACGTTCCGTTCGAGAACGAGAGCACCAAGACCAATTCCAATGCTCAGGCTGAGCGGCTGCACCAAGTTCACGCTCATCGCGTCCATGGCCTCGATCAGATCGGTTGCCACGTGTACGGCGGTTTCAGCGTCGTTCTCACTTGAAATGGGGATACCAGCGAGGAGCAAAAAACCGCCCTCATCGACTCGGTCCACGGCACAGTGATTCTTGTAACCAACCGATTGAATGAGGTGGATGTAGTCAAAAAGAACGCTCCGCCATCGGTCATCAGTCAACTGTCCACGAAGCTCGCTTATCCCCAACAGCTCACCGGAAACGATGATGGTCTCGCGGCGCTCTCGAAAGGAGCGGATGGTCAATGATGCCGGTGTGCCGACTCGAGGAAAAGCTGATTCACGCGAACCGTCGGCTGCCTCCCGTAAGGTACCACCGGTGTCTTCAGTCGCCACACTGGTAGCCGTCACCTTGGTGACGGTGACGCTACGTTTGTCAGCTTGGTGGGCGGTCTTCTTGAACTCATCCCGATTGCCCTGAAGGATATCTGCAACGCTGCCCGCGTCGTGAATCTCTCCCACTGAGAAGAGGAACTTGGTCAGGTCAATTTGTAGATCACGGGCCGTTTGGTAACGATCGCTTGCGTCCCGCGACAGTGCCCGATCGACGATCGCCCTAAGAGGAAGTGGAACATCGTCCCGCAACGTGGAAATCTCAGGGATCACGCAAGACCGAACGAGGGTCAGCACATCTTCTGGTTTGCCTCGAGGAAACGGTGGACGCCCCGTGATCATTTCGAATATCACTGCGCCCAAGCTGAAAATGTCGCTTCGTCCGTCAACTCGCTTACCGGAAGCCTGCTCCGGAGCCATGTAGGACACCTTGCCCTTGACAACCCCCGAACGCTCCTGGCCAGTCACACGCGCTTTGGCGATTCCAAAATCGACCAACTTGACCGTTCCATCCCACGTCAAAAGGATATTCTGAGGGGATACGTCCCGATGCACGATGGACAGCGGTCTTCCGTATTCGTCGTGTTTGCGGTGGGCGTAATCCAACGCTTTGGCGACCTCGATCGCGACGTAGGCCACCTCACCGCAGCTCATTTTCTCGTCCCGTCGCCGAAAGACCGAGAGAACACGTCCCAGATCGGTCCCATCCACGAACTCCATGGCCAAGTAGTAGTCGGTTGCTACTTTTCCGAACTCGTAAACCTGCACGATGTTCGGATGGTTCAGCGATACGGCGACTTTTGCCTCATCGATGAACATGCCAACAAACTTCGAGCGCTTGGCATACTCTGGGAGGATGCGCTTGAGGACGAGACGCTTTTCCAAACCCTCAGCACCATAGGACTTGGCCAGAAATACTTCCGCCATCCCCCCGGTACCGATCAATGAGAGAATCGAGTATTTTCCGAATTCCGACATTATCAGAGGATAATAGCCTCACTCGGGTCGCTAAACAATGGACTCCCACAGCAACGGCAATAGGCAATCCGGTCTATTTGGCGAAAATCATGGGCAGTGTGCACGGTCCTTCGACTCGCTTTCGCTGGCTCAGAATGACGTTTGTTCAGGCTATGTTGTGGCATGTCGGGGACGCAATGCTCCTCAACCAGATTCCAAACCACCGCTATCCGTCCTACACTCGCGAACGTGCCCCAAATCGAGCCAACCGAAATACCTATTGTGAAGCCGCCCAAACGGATTGGCTCATCACCCGTCCGAGCGTTGCATATTGCTCTCGTCGAACCGTTGATTCCGCCAAACACGGGAAACGCAGCCCGTCTCTGTGCAGCACTGGGTGCCTGGCTTCACCTCATCAAACCGCTCGGGTTTTCTTTGGAAAGCCGATACCTGAAACGGGCCGGCCTTGACTACTGGCCCAATGTTCGTCTGTCGGTCCACGAAAGCTTCGATGATTTCATCGATCGCGTGTCTGTCGACAAAGCCGTATTCTTCACAAAATTCGCCAAGATCCTCTACACGAGCAGAACCTATTCAGACAACTCGGTGCTCATCTTCGGAAAAGAGACAACGGGATAGGGACCCCATATCGTCGGCAGGTACGAAACTCGTCTCGCAAAAATCCCCACTACTGACCATGTCCGTTCGCTCAACCTGAGCAATACCGTCGCCATTGCGGCCTACGAGGTGGTTCGCCAATGGGGCCACCTGCCTCAGGTAGAACCGCTCGAATCCGACTCAACGAAAATGCCGCGGATCTCTTAGGGATTTTATTCAAACGGAGCGCAGATAATCTCGATTGAATCGACGTACATGGCCGAACCACCCCGGACGCCGATAGCCGCGTAACCATCCGGACAGATCCGCTCGTAGTGCGCTCCACCTTCACCGCCAACATGCGGGAGGATGGTGTGGGTCCGGCCAATGTTTGGCCTTTCTTCTTCGGTGAGGTGGGCGAAGGGGTCAGAGAAATGGCCGATGAAGTGGTCCAAGATCGCCGAGTAACTATCGACCGTTTCGAAATCTCGACCAGCCCAACTCTCCCCATCTTCGGCTATCTCAGCGGTGTGTGCCAATGCTGTCCGGTCGGCAATATCGACGCAGATGAGATCCGAATTCTCACAAGGATCCTCCCAATTACTATCGACTCCGCCAGAATCCGTAGGCGCGGTCTCCATAAGCAACGGGTTTCGTTCGAACTCCTCGCCGTTGAAGGCCACCCCCAACACCATCTCGCGACCCAGATACGAAGGGTCCAAGAGGACGTGACTCCCAAGTGTAATCTCGTATTCCCCTTCCAAGACCGCCACGAAATGCTGTTCCTCCCACAACGAATCTTCGGCTTCTTCGGTTTCGTACAGACGGAACTCCAACGCGAAGATACCTGCCAAGGATTCGGGTTGGTCAGCATTCAACTGGCCCGCATAGGTCACCTCCAGACCTTGCGCCGCGGCCGTGTTGGAAAAGATAACCAACAACACCAAGGCAAGCGGAGATTTGATTGTTCGTTCCATTTGCACAACCTCCTACCACATTCACGGTCAAGCCGAAAAGCGGCAGTTTCGGCCAGACACGGACAGGCCACAAAACACTCGCTTCGGGGATGACATTCCCTTCGAAACGTGGCTGAGGTATTTTCTACCTGAATGATGAACGCCATTCCCAACCATAAAGCCGACAAGAAAGGATGCCCGCTCGAAGTGGTTCGGTTTGAGACCGGCGACAAGACGCCGGTTTTCCTTTTGCCGGTCGAAACCTTTCCGGGCCACCGCAACAACACCTCAGAGCCCGTCACCGTCAAAGAGCTCGCCGATGCTCACTTTGGTCAACAGAAGGGATATGGACGGATTCTGGCCTATACAGAAGCCGGAGCCCACGTGGAATACCTCCATGCTCTGGGGGAGCTGGCTATCGCGAACATCGACGAGGCAGCTCATGAAGGGTCGGTGTTCAAATATCAGTTCAGGGGGGCGTAACCTCTGGGGGCTGAACATCGATTACACAACGAAAACCGATATTTGGCACCATACTGTGCTTCGTGTGCTCCCGTCTCGCCGTCACTCGAAGGTCGGTGAGATCGGTGATCGAAAACCACCCTCCCCTAGCAACGACCATGTTGGTAGTCGGTTCCACGACTGGGCACCCGACGTCCTCATCAATTCTAGATAAATACAAACCGGCATCGTATCGATCGTAGACCCACTCCTCGACGTTTCCCGCCATGTCGTAGTGGTCGTAGTTGTTGGGATCCTCGTTTCGCGACCCAACGATGCAGCTTTGAGGGTCACCCTCACACCCACTACTGAAGAGGTAAAAACACGCTCGGTCGCAATCTGGCGTGTCAACCCCCCACGGGTAGTTGCGATCATCTACATTGTCCGAATCTTCGTCTTCACACCCAACCGGATCATCTCCGTGTAGCTCACAACCCCCACGGGCCGCTTTCTCCCACTCGGCCTCGGTTGGAAGCCGGCCACCTATCCACTCGCAAAACTGCGTCGCCCCAGCCCAGGATATGCAGTTCATTGGCAAATCGTTGGAGTCAGTGATTCCCGTGCCGGTATCTGGATAGTTGCACAAGAGAGCAGAGCCGGAATGAGGTTTGTAGGAGCCCGTTTCGCAACCGAATGCCTCCCCACTCTCCTCGTAGGCCGTTCTACAAGCGAAGAAGTTTCCCACGGTAACGAGGTTCTCTTGAAGATAGTACGCTCCCATTGTGACGACGTGCTGAGGCCGTTCCGCATCTTCGCCGTAGCCAAGATCCGGATCCAAACCCATCAGGAACGGCCCTTCCGGCACAATTGGGAAATTGATCGTCGTGTCAATGGACAACGAGCCGATGTCAATCCCTACGGCACTCAAGAGCGTGGCGAGATCCACCTCATAGACGGAGTCTGCGCAAAAAGCGGCTACCTCTGCGCATCCGTCGTTCAATAAACTGACACAAGTCTCTGTGGCGCTGCATGAATCGCAGGGGTCTGGTTCTGGTTCCGTTTCTGTATCGGATGCTGCGTCGATCGCGGAATCCGCAGAAGGTTCCAAGATGACGTCGATCGGGAAAACCTCTCGCTGGTCGAGCGGGGAATCCTCATTGAGGTCATCACCCAAATCACTATCGATATCGACTATCACCAAATCATCGGGCATGTCGCTTTCGGTTGAATCGACGGTCTGGTCTGAGGCCACCCCATCGATTGCCAGGTCGGGCATGTCCGTTTGGCCGCTCGTTTCGGATTGGTCTCCGGTATCCCATGCTACGCGGCCGCGACACCGACTAAGGAGACACGTTTGATTTTCGTTGCAGTCATAGTCTGAAACGCATTGGATGTTTTCCAAGTCCGGCGAACAACTGCACCACACCCAAGTGAGGATCGACAGCCAACCGAGCACAGCCGTTTGGACGAACAGTGATTTCACACGGTTTTCCGGTGTTTAAGACGTTCTGCTGCGAGAAAGGTAACGCATTCTGCGACTGGCTTCAATTCGCAGGGGACGGCTGCTGGCTATTCCTCCGCGACCGGCTCGGTGACAACCGTCAACGCGTAGTCGCCCGTTCGGCATTGTTCGTCGTCACACCACGGTGCCACTTCGATTTCGACGAGTCCGGTTTCTGTGATCTCTATTGGTCCCAAGAACGAGAATCGCCCGCGCCCGCCGTTGTTGTCCTCAAATGGGTCTTCGTAACCGGGAACAGTGACGGTAAGCTGCGTGTCCGCATCGTCCGCTTCCTGATCAAGGCCCGAAGTTGTTTCGATCGTGAGCAGTACTCCGGCCGAAAGCGTGATGGCATAGAGATCAACGTCAAAATCGTCGGGGCTCTCCGCCGTCAATTCGGCGTTGACCCAGGCGGGAACTGATTGAAGAGTTTGTCCACCGATGGGCGGTCCATTGTTGGGTTCTTGCTCGTCAATCACTGAAAAGACCTGTGCCGAGACCTGCAGATGATAACCCTGCTCTTCGCCGCCCGTCCCCGAGCGATCGACCAGCAACAACCGGTATATTTGCTCGTGAGCGTTGACGTAGGCCAGTTCTCGTGACCCTCGAAGGATATACGCATCATCTTGATGCGAAAGGGTCAAAAAAGGTTCCATCGTTTCGAGGGTTCCGATGGCGGTGGCAACCAATCGCGTTTGGCTTGGAACCGTGAATTCAAACCATTGTGCTTCTCCCGGTGTCGAAATCACTCCAGCGGTATCGAGCGGAAGCTCCACGATAGAGACCTGCCTTTCAAGCAAGGTAGCGATGAGCTGATATTCGAAACCCACTCCGCCGATCGGATCGGTCTCATCTTCGAATAGATTGCGACGATCGGTCACCTCGATGATGAAATCGGTGTCATGTAAGCTGGTTGCTTCGAGCCGAGCGTTTCGCGTGTCGACTGGATCGGCCTGGAATCGTTCATAGAACACGAATTCATCGTCGTCGTTCCAACCAGACCATCCGGTCCGAAGGGCCAGATCAACCTGGTCACCTTGAGGGACAACGTCGATCGTGTAACTGGCGGACAAACCTCCTGTGAGCACGAAATAATCGGTATCGCTTTTGACATCGTCAAAGAGGAGGTAAGGCTCTGCGATCTGGCCGTCGATCGTTTCGTCTGTCTGGGACGGATAGGCGAGCTCGACCGGGTCGTTCGGTTCTCGATCTTGGTTTGGCGAAACCACCTCGACCGACAGTTCAAACGCAGAGGTGTGGCGGATTTGATAATGGTCGAGAACGAGCCGCGCTTGTAGTGGATCGGCAAGAGCTTCTGAACGGATAAAAGAATCTAGCGTCTCGAGCGGGGCATCGTCGTTCCACGCAACGACGTTACCGTCGGCTCGGTTGATGAGGTAAAGAATACTGTCAAATCCGGAGCTTGGAGATAACCGCTCTGCGACCACTTCTGCCTCGAGTATGTCCCCGATGTTCAAGTCGAAATCCCAAACCACAACCTCGTTGAGATCCGAAAGAACACTGGCACCCGTTTCAAATGGGAGGTTCACAGAGCTCGAGGCGAGGTCCGACGTTTGCAGTTGAAAGGCGTAGTCAAAATCGCGCCCGCCAAACGGGATATCATTCGACGACAAATCGGTATTGCGCAGGTCACGCACTTGTATTCCGTACGTACCCGCGATGGGGAGATACACGTGGCGACTGGAACTCGGCGTTTCTACGTCGAGCCGACGCCACACAGAATCGTTCTCAGCGTCGAGCCCGCCCAACAACAATCTAAGAATCGCATAACCGTTGGCGTCATCAAACGACCAACTGAGCAATGTAGGAGCGTCTATCGAGAAACGGTACCAATCGATGTCATCTACGACCTCTCCATCAGCGTTTTCCGAATACTCACCTATTTGACCTCTGACGATGTCTCCAATGTCGATCGGATCTGCGTTTTGGCGGCTGCCATTGCCCTCGGACTCCACTGTTTGATCCGTTTGGCAGATCAAGCGGGAGCTACAATCACTGTCGTCGCAATCGGCCGCTCCATCGCCGTCTTCGTCCCACGTGTTGGTGCAGATCTCTTCGGGCGTCGTTGAGGCGTCCGAATAGCTACCATCTATCCAGTCGCCATCGCTGGCATCGTTTTGTCCGCAGGCATCGCCGGCGCA
Protein-coding sequences here:
- a CDS encoding formylglycine-generating enzyme family protein — its product is MPDLAIDGVASDQTVDSTESDMPDDLVIVDIDSDLGDDLNEDSPLDQREVFPIDVILEPSADSAIDAASDTETEPEPDPCDSCSATETCVSLLNDGCAEVAAFCADSVYEVDLATLLSAVGIDIGSLSIDTTINFPIVPEGPFLMGLDPDLGYGEDAERPQHVVTMGAYYLQENLVTVGNFFACRTAYEESGEAFGCETGSYKPHSGSALLCNYPDTGTGITDSNDLPMNCISWAGATQFCEWIGGRLPTEAEWEKAARGGCELHGDDPVGCEDEDSDNVDDRNYPWGVDTPDCDRACFYLFSSGCEGDPQSCIVGSRNEDPNNYDHYDMAGNVEEWVYDRYDAGLYLSRIDEDVGCPVVEPTTNMVVARGGWFSITDLTDLRVTARREHTKHSMVPNIGFRCVIDVQPPEVTPP